The Bacillus horti genomic interval GAAAACTTCACGTACGGTTTGATGAGGAGGAGCTGGAATGAGTAAAGGCGACCTCACGGTCGCCAAGAAAATTTCAGTTCTTTACTCTACCAGAACTTATACGATCAGAATTTAAAAGCTTTTATCGAATGGCATCGTTCTGCAATTGGTGTATAATAAACGTAGCATATTGCAACAGAGGAGAAGTGTGAGATGAAAATTAAAACGTTGGTCATCGCCCCGTACTCTGGTTTGAAGGAGTTAGTCACACAACTAGCTAAAGAACAGCATCATCTTGAAGTGATTGTAGAGCATGCCGATCTAAAAGAGGCGATACCTATTATTCGAAAGTATGAACAGGATGATATTCAGTTTATCGTAAGTAGGGGAGGAACGGCAAAGCTTATTCGTGAATATACCTCAATACCCGTCATTGAGATTCAGGTTTCTGGATACGATATTCTCAGAGCCTTGATGCTAGTTAAGGATTACAGGCAGCAGGTTGAATTAATAGGATTCCCTAATATTTGTCAGGGAGTTGTTTCAGTTGCTCATTTACTTGATATGGATATTCCATACACGACGATACACAGTCAGGATGAGGTGGATGATGCTGTTCAATTAGCCAAAAATCATGGTGCACAGGTTTTACTTGGAGATACGGTTACCGTTAGAACAGCAGATAAACATGGTCTACAAGGGATGATGATTACTTCCGGAAAAGAATCTGTCCTAGATGCCTTTGAGCAGGTGATAAGAATTAATGATATTCTTGTTCCTAGTCAAAATGATCGAATAATCTCCATACATACTGGAGATACCACAGTTTCATTTGGTCAAATGGTTGCACACAGCAAAATCATGCAAAAAACGATAGAGCAAGCTACCACATATGCTACAGCTCCTAAGCCAATTGTGATTTGCGGGGAGAAGGGCACTGGAAAACGCTTTTTGGCCTCATGTATTCACAATGTCCAAGAACTGGCTGGTGGTCTGAAAGAGGTTATAATACCACAGGGAGCTAGACTACTTGAAGGTGAAGTGGATTCTCTGCACTCTATTCAGCACTCAAGGACAATGGTGATTAAAGGGCTAGATAACCTTACTATAAAAGATCAACAGGTGATTTTTTCTGTGGTTAAGGAACGTCTTTCATATCCCTCACAGCAAGTCATATTCATTTTTACAAGGCATCCTTGGGAGCTCATTGAACAAGGTACACTGCATTCTGACTTGCTTAGCTTGACGAATCATATATTACGTGTCCCTTCTCTTGAGGAGAGGAAGGAGGATATAGAGGAATATATTAAATATTTTATAGGCTTATATAATAGCAAGTTCGGCAAACAGGTTGTTGGTATGCGTGGAGAGGTCATGTCTTACATGCTCGGCCGGGGATGGGAAGAAAATATCTCTGAGCTTAAGAAATGGATGAAGGAACTTGTTTTGTCCGCTGAAGGCTACTATATTGAAGAAGCTCAGCTGACACAGTTAGATGAGTCTAGTCAGCCCCAACGGGTGCAAAGTCCAATCGATTTAAGTAAAACGTTGAATGAGATTGAAAAGGATATTATTCAATACGTATTACAAGAAGAAGGAATGAACCAAACAAAAGTGGCTAAGAGGCTAGGGATAAATCGGACGACTTTGTGGAGAAAGCTGAACGAGAATAAGTGAAAATCATGAAATTTTGGGTGAATAAATTAATTATGAGTCTTCAGAAAGCAGGAAGTAGAAAATCATATAGAATGCTTAAATAACAAAAAACATGTGGGCAAACTAACCACATGTTTTTTGTTTATTTGATCAATAGTTGTTGTTTCTTCTACTAATTAAGATTTTGACAAATTTCTACTCCTGTACAAGTGCCTCTAGCACATCATCCATGATTTGTGTTCCGGCAATAAATCCTTTATACAACCAGCTTTTAGTAGATTCAATTTCATGAACACTGCCAGCTTGAACGGCTGGAATATTGCTCCAAATAGGCTCGTCTAGTGCTTCGGATCCCGACTCCTTGTCACTATTAACAAGAAAGATGTGGTCTGCGTCAAGCTCAGCTAGCATTTCAAGGGAAACAGGATTCCAGTTCGCTCTTGCATCTGTAGGTATTTCATTGACTAAATTCGGTGGAATCATGCCTAAATCCTGATACACAACAGAACCACTTGAGACTCCCTCACCAACGATAAAGAACTGCTTGTTCACAAGCCATAGTATAGCGATGGACTGTTGCCCAATAGCTTCATTAAGTTTGTTTTTTGTTTCCTCTGCTTTTTGTTCGTAATCGGCTAAAGCCTGCTCCGCTTCGTCTGTCTTCCCTAGAAGCTCCCCGATTCTAACTAACGCAGCTCTCCAGTCGTCATCCAGCTCTGAACCCAATACGTACGTGGGAGCAATTTTCGAGTATTGCTCATACAATCCGCCTTCAACAGCGCTCTCTGTACCAATAATTAATAGATCTGGATCAAAGCTCATGACTTCCTCGACTGGTAAATCAAAGCCAACAGTTGGGACATCTTTTAAATAATCCTCTAAATAATCCTGAACTCCTCGTGAAATGGACCATTGTGCTGCTGGAGTAACACCTAATGTAACTAGATGATCCTCTAAATAGCTAGCAATGATGCGCTGTGGATTAGCTGGAATCGTAACCTCATTTCCTAAAGCATCTTCAACCGTTATTTCCTGAGCTGTTTCTTCTTCTGTTTCTTCGTTAGCCTGTTGCTCCTCCTCACTCGGCGATGAGGATATTGGTTCCTCTGTGCCTGCATCGCTAGAATTATCTGAGCTTGCACAAGCTGAAAGGATAAGCATAAGACTTAGTAGGCCCACAAAAAGAATCCCTAGCCTCTTAACTCCCCCTTGATTATGATCTTTATCCATCGTTGATATCGGTTTGTACAATTTCGATGACCTCCCTTTATGTACTCTCTATACTTTCCTAAAAGCAGGTGGATGGCTCCACCTTCGAGTTAATGATAATGATTATCAATTGCGTTGTCAATGAAAAAATTATGGCTAGATCGTGAACAAGTATGTCTTCTCGTATTGAAAGCAAAAATACATGTCATGTCGAGTAGGATATAAGGCTGTTGAGAATACTAGTGACAGCTAAAAATTGTAGAAACAAGTATAACAGGGTTTTGATTCTAAAGCTTAATACTATTGCATTATTAAACAAAACAGAGCGATATGGTCAAATAGAAAATATTAGTATTGCAATATTAAACTTTTTTATAGTAGTATGAAGAGAGTAAAGCACTTGAAAGCGCTTATAAATATGTACTTTTCTTGAATTTAGTTTTAAAATGCAACAAATAAACAAAATAGGAGGGTTTATCATGAAAATTAAAGCTACTTTGGATCGTATCCCAGGTGGAATGATGGTTGTACCGTTGCTATTGGCAGCGACATTGAATACTTTTGCTCCCAATCTTTTAAGAATTGGTAATTTTACCGAGGCTTTATTTGTAAATGGCGCTAGTACTTTAATTGCTTTATTCTTATTATGTGCGGGAGCACAAATCAATCTAAAAGGTGCTGGCGTTTCTTTAGCTAAAGGTGCTACACTCCTCTCTGTAAAATGGTTAATTGGAGCTTCAGTAGGTTTGCTTGCTTACTTAATGGCAGGGCCGAATGGGCTGTTCTTAGGCATTGCACCTATAGCAATTATAGCTGCGATGACGAATAGTAATGGTGGACTATATATGGCTATTGTCGGTCAGTATGGTAAAGAGGACGATAAAGCAGCTTACTCGCTGTTAGCCCTAAATGATGGACCTTTTCTAACGATGGTAGCCCTTTCAATTTTTGGTGTAATGGGTTTTGTTGAAGGCCTGTTTTCCATAGTTAGCTTCATTTCTGTTTTATTACCTATTGTTGTTGGGATGATTTTAGGAAATTTGGATAATGAACTGAGAGACTTCTTAGGTAAAGGAAGTGATATGCTC includes:
- a CDS encoding sigma-54-dependent Fis family transcriptional regulator — protein: MKIKTLVIAPYSGLKELVTQLAKEQHHLEVIVEHADLKEAIPIIRKYEQDDIQFIVSRGGTAKLIREYTSIPVIEIQVSGYDILRALMLVKDYRQQVELIGFPNICQGVVSVAHLLDMDIPYTTIHSQDEVDDAVQLAKNHGAQVLLGDTVTVRTADKHGLQGMMITSGKESVLDAFEQVIRINDILVPSQNDRIISIHTGDTTVSFGQMVAHSKIMQKTIEQATTYATAPKPIVICGEKGTGKRFLASCIHNVQELAGGLKEVIIPQGARLLEGEVDSLHSIQHSRTMVIKGLDNLTIKDQQVIFSVVKERLSYPSQQVIFIFTRHPWELIEQGTLHSDLLSLTNHILRVPSLEERKEDIEEYIKYFIGLYNSKFGKQVVGMRGEVMSYMLGRGWEENISELKKWMKELVLSAEGYYIEEAQLTQLDESSQPQRVQSPIDLSKTLNEIEKDIIQYVLQEEGMNQTKVAKRLGINRTTLWRKLNENK
- a CDS encoding iron-hydroxamate ABC transporter substrate-binding protein; this translates as MYKPISTMDKDHNQGGVKRLGILFVGLLSLMLILSACASSDNSSDAGTEEPISSSPSEEEQQANEETEEETAQEITVEDALGNEVTIPANPQRIIASYLEDHLVTLGVTPAAQWSISRGVQDYLEDYLKDVPTVGFDLPVEEVMSFDPDLLIIGTESAVEGGLYEQYSKIAPTYVLGSELDDDWRAALVRIGELLGKTDEAEQALADYEQKAEETKNKLNEAIGQQSIAILWLVNKQFFIVGEGVSSGSVVYQDLGMIPPNLVNEIPTDARANWNPVSLEMLAELDADHIFLVNSDKESGSEALDEPIWSNIPAVQAGSVHEIESTKSWLYKGFIAGTQIMDDVLEALVQE
- a CDS encoding 2-keto-3-deoxygluconate permease; the encoded protein is MKIKATLDRIPGGMMVVPLLLAATLNTFAPNLLRIGNFTEALFVNGASTLIALFLLCAGAQINLKGAGVSLAKGATLLSVKWLIGASVGLLAYLMAGPNGLFLGIAPIAIIAAMTNSNGGLYMAIVGQYGKEDDKAAYSLLALNDGPFLTMVALSIFGVMGFVEGLFSIVSFISVLLPIVVGMILGNLDNELRDFLGKGSDMLIPFFAFALGMGINFQAIIQGGIGGVALGVATVILTGMGGYLAFKAFNWNPIVGAAEGSTAGNAVATPAAIAAANASFASVADIATVQVAASTVTTAILLPIFIAFLVKRLEKKGRLPSSA